CGCTGTCCGCCCAGTTCCACATTCCTTATTACGAGCTCGACAATGTGGTGTGGGAGCGAGCCAAGCCGGATGATATTCGGAGGAGCGATGCGGACCGGGATGCGATGTTAATAAGCATCATCAACACGAAATGCTGGATCATCGAAGGCGCTCACCTTAAATGGGTCAGCCCCAGCTTCCGCCTTGCAGATCTTATCATATTCCTGAACCCGTCCTACTCCACAATAACCTACCGGATCATTACAAGGTTCATCAAGCAGCGACTGCGACTTGAACAGGCGCATTATACACCCAGCTGGGGCATGTTCAAAAAGATGTTTGAATGGAGCGCCGCGTTTCAGCGGGAAGGCAGATATCAGATTCAGGATACGCTCGAAGATTATCCCGGCAAAGTGATCGTCGTGAAGAGTCATCGACAACTCATGCAGCAGCTTAAGCAGTGGATACCCTCCATAGAACACCAAGAAAGGACCTCCGGTTAACCGGAGGTCCTTCTCACTTAGAAAATATCCATGCTCAAATACCGCTCTCCCGTATCCGGAGCAATACAGATAACCCGCTTTCCTTCCCCCAGCCGCTTCGCTACGTGAAGAGCAGCGAATACCGATGCGCCGGAGGACGGCCCCACCAGAATTCCTTCCCTGCGAGCCAAATCCCGCACCGTTTGCAACGCATCCTCGTCGGCGATCTGGATGATCTCGTCATATACGCTCGTATTCAGAATCTTCGGTACAAAACCCGGGCTCGTGCCCACTAGCTTGTGCGGTCCAGGCTGTCCGCCGGAGAGCACAGGCGAGCCCTTCGGCTCGACTACCGCGATATGCAGATTCGGCAGGGACTTCCTCAGCTCTTCCCCGGTACCGGTTACGGTGCCGCCCGTTCCTGCCGTTGCCACGAAGGCATCCAGCCGCCCTTCCATCTGCCCCAAAATTTCCGGCGCTGTCGTCAACCTGTGAATGTCTGGGTTGGCCGCATTCTCAAACTGCTGCGGAATGAAGCTGCCGGGAATCTGCTCCCTGAGCTCAAGCGCTTTGGCAATGGAACCCGGCATGCGCTCGCTGCTCGGTGTCAGCACGACCTCCGCGCCGTACGCCTTCAATATATTT
Above is a window of Paenibacillus sp. FSL K6-1330 DNA encoding:
- a CDS encoding DNA topology modulation protein FlaR, which encodes MVTNIPNRIHIIGSVGSGKTTLARTLSAQFHIPYYELDNVVWERAKPDDIRRSDADRDAMLISIINTKCWIIEGAHLKWVSPSFRLADLIIFLNPSYSTITYRIITRFIKQRLRLEQAHYTPSWGMFKKMFEWSAAFQREGRYQIQDTLEDYPGKVIVVKSHRQLMQQLKQWIPSIEHQERTSG
- the cysK gene encoding cysteine synthase A, coding for MEIYNSVVDMIGQTPMVKLQRLVPEGSADVYVKLERFNPSGSVKDRAAYNLIHTAEEQGLLQPGGTIIEPTSGNTGIGLAMIAAAKGYRAILIMPDNMSKERINILKAYGAEVVLTPSSERMPGSIAKALELREQIPGSFIPQQFENAANPDIHRLTTAPEILGQMEGRLDAFVATAGTGGTVTGTGEELRKSLPNLHIAVVEPKGSPVLSGGQPGPHKLVGTSPGFVPKILNTSVYDEIIQIADEDALQTVRDLARREGILVGPSSGASVFAALHVAKRLGEGKRVICIAPDTGERYLSMDIF